The Streptomyces puniciscabiei genomic interval TTCGGGCAGAGGTCCGGTGCGGGGCTGTTGGATCTCTGTTCGTACGACGTCCATGCTGTGTCCTGCGTCTCGTTGCCCGGACCCACGAGTTTCGGACGCCATGGACATTCCTCGTATGGGAGTACCGGAGAAGCTGGCCGCGCGCATGAGCATGGCCGAGCAGCACGAGTACCTGCGCGCCAGATTCTCCCGGCGCACCATGATCAGAGGCGGCGCCGTCACGCTCGGCGCCGTCGCGGGTGGCGCGTTCGTGCCGGGCGCCACCGCCCAGGCGGCGGTGCCGACGCAGGCCACCGCCCCCGCCGCCGAGACGGTCGACGGCGCCCTCGTCGCCCCCTTCGGCCGCCACCTCGCCTACGGCAACGACCCGCGCACCGAGATGACGGTCTCCTGGCAGGTCCCGGTCGCAGTGAAGAAGCCGTTCATCCGCATCGGCGCCCACCCCTGGGACCTCTCCCGCAAGATCGAGGCCGAGGTCCGCAGCCTCTACACCCCGGCCGGCGTCGGCGCGAGCGGCGACCACACGCAGTACTACCTGCACGCCAGGCTCACCCACCTGCGCCCCGGGCGGACCTACTACTACGGCGTCGGCCACGAGGGCTTCGACCCGGCCGAGCGGCACCTGCTCGGCACCCTGGGCACCTTCACCACCGCCCCCGCCCACAAGGCGCCGTTCACCTTCACCGCCTTCGGTGACGAGGGTGTGGGCTACCACGGCCTGGCCAACAACGCCCTGATCCTCGGCCAGAACCCGGCCTTCCACCTGCACGCCGGCGACATCGCGTACGGCGACCCGGCCGGCCAGGGCAAGACCACCGACACGGGCTTCGACTCGCGCACCTGGGACCAGTTCCTCTACCAGACCGAGTCGGTCGCCAAGCAGGTCCCGTGGATGGTCAGTTACGGCAACCACGACATGGAGGCCTGGTACTCGCCCAACGGCTACGGCGGCGAGGAGGCCCGCTGGACCCTCCCGGACAACGGCCCGGACGCGAAGAACCTGCCGGGTGTGTACTCCTTCGTGTACGGCAACACCGCGGTCATCTCGCTGGACCCCAACGACGTCTCCTTCGAGATCCCGGCGAACCTGGGCATATCCGGAGGAACGCAGACCAAATGGTTCGAGGCCC includes:
- a CDS encoding purple acid phosphatase family protein — protein: MGVPEKLAARMSMAEQHEYLRARFSRRTMIRGGAVTLGAVAGGAFVPGATAQAAVPTQATAPAAETVDGALVAPFGRHLAYGNDPRTEMTVSWQVPVAVKKPFIRIGAHPWDLSRKIEAEVRSLYTPAGVGASGDHTQYYLHARLTHLRPGRTYYYGVGHEGFDPAERHLLGTLGTFTTAPAHKAPFTFTAFGDEGVGYHGLANNALILGQNPAFHLHAGDIAYGDPAGQGKTTDTGFDSRTWDQFLYQTESVAKQVPWMVSYGNHDMEAWYSPNGYGGEEARWTLPDNGPDAKNLPGVYSFVYGNTAVISLDPNDVSFEIPANLGISGGTQTKWFEAQLKTFRDRDDIDFVIVFFHHCAYCTSTAHASEGGVRQEWVPLFEKYQVDLVINGHNHQYERTDVIKGNQVTKKLPIGGTAYPETEGVVYVTAGAAGRSLYAFSAPDSYEGHEHEVDSVASFVNTKDGKVNETVTWSRVRYLNYSFLRVDVCPAPKGRQTTLKVSGIAESGDRIDHFTVSRTAK